A stretch of Fusobacterium perfoetens DNA encodes these proteins:
- a CDS encoding DUF1385 domain-containing protein — protein MEKKCTSVGGQAVIEGVMMRNGSLVATAVRRPNGDIVYKKTYISENRKKISQIPFVRGAVVLFDSLVIGMKELTFSVNESEENEEEQLTNKEAIMTTVFSLGLGIGLFIVLPSLISSFLFAGNKAYTNILEGVLRLVFFLVYIWAISFSKDIKRVFEYHGAEHKTIYAYENDKELTPENAKEFTTLHPRCGTSFLLTVMLIAIIVFSLIDYLLPTPETLYMRVILRVVLRVALMPLIAGLSYEFQRFSSKHLDNLFIKLLATPGLALQKLTTKEPDLKQLEVAIVAMKVALGLEVNNATETK, from the coding sequence ATGGAAAAAAAATGTACAAGCGTAGGTGGACAAGCTGTAATAGAGGGAGTTATGATGAGAAATGGCTCTTTAGTGGCTACTGCAGTGAGAAGACCAAACGGAGATATAGTGTATAAAAAAACTTATATCTCTGAGAACAGAAAAAAAATATCTCAAATTCCTTTTGTAAGAGGAGCTGTTGTTTTGTTTGATTCTTTGGTAATAGGAATGAAAGAGTTAACTTTTTCTGTTAATGAAAGTGAAGAAAATGAAGAGGAACAACTTACAAATAAAGAGGCTATAATGACTACAGTTTTTTCTTTAGGACTTGGAATAGGACTTTTTATAGTTCTTCCATCTCTTATAAGTAGTTTTTTATTTGCTGGAAATAAGGCCTATACAAATATATTAGAGGGTGTTTTAAGACTTGTATTTTTCTTGGTATATATTTGGGCAATCTCTTTTTCAAAGGATATAAAAAGAGTTTTTGAATATCACGGAGCTGAGCATAAAACAATCTATGCTTATGAAAATGATAAGGAACTTACTCCAGAAAATGCAAAAGAATTTACAACACTACACCCAAGATGTGGAACAAGTTTTCTTTTAACAGTTATGCTTATAGCGATAATTGTTTTTAGTTTGATAGATTATCTACTACCAACACCAGAAACTTTATATATGAGAGTAATTTTAAGAGTAGTGTTAAGAGTGGCTTTAATGCCATTGATTGCTGGACTTTCGTATGAGTTTCAAAGATTTTCTAGTAAACATTTAGATAATTTATTTATAAAATTACTTGCAACACCAGGTCTTGCTTTACAAAAATTAACAACAAAAGAGCCAGACTTAAAACAACTTGAGGTAGCAATCGTTGCTATGAAAGTGGCACTGGGGTTAGAAGTTAATAATGCCACAGAAACAAAATAA
- a CDS encoding PP2C family protein-serine/threonine phosphatase, which translates to MLIYLTILVLVGIFIFFLKVQEKENKKNIEKILRSLKEKKIYEKIPAELKEEYMATLHKIIKQDLELDNSIIELREYRKELEVTYNTLLEKSKKLEYSNQSLEAKVTSLSNINALSRTVLSIMDLDHIINIILDAYFVLTGAKKISLYLWENGKLTNKKTRGDVHFKGEISFPENVLKEFTYSDYKRVYEELKKEFKIKEDEIIIVSPLLIKEKEFGVIYIIEDKDRFTSNDEETISALGIQVAISINNAKMYADLRVKERISQELEVASRIQKKILPEKITDIFGLQVAKYFDPAKEVGGDYYDYSKIDDENFSITIADVSGKGVPAAFLMALGRSIMKTLEIQKLSPSATLKNLNKIIYPDITEDMFITMLHSNFNYKTKVLTYSNAGHNPLIVYRAKTDEIELHTTKGVAIGFLDSYNYKEGQVKLDKGDVVIYYTDGITETENHEKELFGIERLKKVIYDNKDKEPDQIKDVILDEINSFRKGYQQVDDLTFVIIKNTEDAMEI; encoded by the coding sequence ATGTTAATTTATTTAACTATATTAGTTTTAGTAGGAATATTTATATTTTTCTTAAAAGTACAAGAAAAAGAAAATAAAAAAAATATAGAAAAAATATTAAGAAGTCTTAAAGAAAAAAAGATTTATGAAAAAATTCCTGCTGAATTAAAAGAAGAATATATGGCAACTCTACACAAAATAATAAAACAAGATTTGGAATTGGATAATTCTATCATAGAACTTAGAGAGTACAGAAAAGAATTAGAAGTTACTTATAATACTTTACTTGAAAAATCTAAGAAACTAGAATATTCAAATCAAAGCTTAGAAGCTAAGGTAACAAGTCTTTCTAATATAAATGCTCTTTCAAGGACAGTACTATCTATTATGGATTTAGACCATATTATAAATATAATATTAGATGCGTACTTCGTACTTACTGGAGCAAAAAAAATATCTCTTTATCTTTGGGAAAATGGAAAATTAACCAATAAAAAAACAAGGGGAGATGTACATTTTAAAGGAGAGATAAGTTTTCCAGAAAATGTTTTAAAAGAATTTACATATAGTGATTATAAAAGAGTATATGAAGAATTAAAAAAAGAATTTAAGATAAAAGAGGATGAAATAATAATAGTTTCTCCGTTACTTATAAAAGAAAAAGAGTTTGGAGTAATATATATAATAGAGGATAAAGATAGATTTACTTCAAATGATGAGGAAACTATTTCAGCTCTTGGAATACAGGTTGCGATTTCTATAAATAATGCTAAAATGTATGCAGATTTAAGAGTAAAAGAGAGAATATCTCAAGAATTAGAAGTGGCATCAAGAATCCAAAAAAAAATCTTACCAGAAAAAATTACAGATATATTTGGATTACAAGTGGCAAAATATTTTGACCCTGCCAAAGAGGTTGGAGGAGATTACTACGACTATTCAAAAATTGATGATGAAAACTTCTCAATTACAATAGCTGATGTAAGTGGAAAGGGAGTTCCTGCAGCTTTTCTTATGGCGTTAGGTCGTTCTATAATGAAAACTTTGGAGATACAAAAACTTTCTCCCTCTGCAACTTTAAAAAATCTTAATAAAATTATCTATCCAGATATAACAGAAGATATGTTTATAACAATGCTACACAGTAACTTTAACTATAAAACTAAAGTTTTAACTTATTCAAATGCAGGTCACAATCCACTTATAGTGTATAGAGCAAAAACTGACGAGATAGAACTTCATACAACAAAGGGAGTGGCAATAGGATTTTTAGATAGTTATAACTATAAAGAGGGACAAGTAAAACTTGATAAAGGTGACGTAGTTATTTACTATACAGATGGTATTACAGAAACAGAAAATCACGAAAAAGAATTATTTGGAATAGAAAGACTTAAAAAAGTAATCTATGATAATAAAGATAAAGAACCTGACCAAATAAAAGATGTTATCCTTGACGAAATTAATAGTTTTAGAAAAGGATATCAACAGGTTGACGATTTAACTTTCGTTATTATAAAAAATACTGAAGATGCAATGGAAATATAG
- the uvrC gene encoding excinuclease ABC subunit UvrC encodes MDIKKYNIPELPGVYLMKNSGKVIYVGKAKNLKRRIYSYFFREHEDEKTKNLVKNIEDIETIICNSEIDAFVLENNLIKKYTPKYNILLKDEKTYPYIKISKEIFPKISIVRTTKALDTKTGDYFGPYPQGAWNLKKVLVKLFKIRDCNKDMDKVASRPCLKYYMKMCDGPCKFKDIQKEYKENIDNVIKILKGNGENVIKLLEKKMKLASEEMRFEEAILYRNQQSEIKDIVNNQVTEYGRDIDEDVFAFVIDGEKLFLCVLNMREGKILGKTSIVIKLKDKLYGDIFQDVVREFYSKHPIPKNIIFQSEYEESDELIKEWLKIKKGQVIYTHYPKIDGRRKKLLDMAYLNINKDVVDYYNKKTVIEEGMDRLYRILNLKNYPRKIECFDISNTQGTNPVASMAVSVEGRASKKDYRKFKITCKDTPDDFSMMREVIERRYSKLKESEFPDIILIDGGIGQINSAGEILKKIGKFGIADLLSLAEKEELIFKYGEEEPYRLSHSDEALKILIRVRDETHRFGVTYHRKLRSKRVLTSELDGIKGIGEVRKTELLKRYGSVKKIKELTVNELKNILPEKVAIELLEKLKK; translated from the coding sequence CTGGACATAAAAAAATATAATATCCCAGAACTGCCTGGGGTTTATTTGATGAAAAATAGTGGAAAGGTTATATATGTAGGAAAGGCTAAAAACCTAAAGAGAAGAATTTATTCATATTTTTTTAGGGAACACGAAGATGAAAAAACAAAAAATCTTGTAAAAAATATCGAAGATATCGAAACTATCATTTGTAATAGTGAAATTGACGCTTTTGTCCTAGAAAATAACCTTATAAAAAAATATACACCTAAGTATAATATTCTTCTTAAAGATGAAAAAACTTATCCATATATTAAAATCTCAAAGGAGATTTTTCCAAAGATAAGTATTGTAAGAACTACAAAGGCTCTTGATACCAAAACTGGAGATTATTTTGGACCATATCCACAGGGAGCTTGGAATCTAAAAAAAGTATTGGTTAAGCTTTTTAAAATAAGAGACTGTAATAAGGATATGGATAAGGTTGCATCAAGACCTTGCCTTAAATATTATATGAAGATGTGTGATGGACCTTGTAAATTTAAAGATATTCAAAAAGAATATAAGGAAAATATTGATAATGTTATAAAAATTCTTAAAGGAAATGGAGAAAATGTAATAAAACTTCTTGAGAAAAAAATGAAACTTGCCTCAGAAGAGATGAGATTTGAAGAGGCGATTTTATACAGAAACCAACAAAGCGAAATAAAAGATATAGTTAATAATCAAGTAACAGAGTATGGACGGGATATAGATGAGGATGTTTTTGCCTTTGTGATAGATGGAGAAAAACTTTTCCTTTGTGTCCTTAATATGCGTGAGGGAAAAATTTTAGGGAAAACCTCCATTGTTATAAAATTAAAAGATAAACTATATGGAGATATTTTTCAAGATGTTGTAAGGGAGTTTTATTCAAAGCACCCAATTCCTAAAAATATAATCTTTCAATCTGAGTATGAGGAAAGTGATGAGTTAATAAAAGAGTGGCTTAAAATAAAAAAAGGTCAAGTTATTTATACTCACTATCCTAAAATAGATGGAAGAAGAAAAAAACTTTTAGATATGGCATATCTTAATATAAATAAAGATGTGGTAGATTATTATAATAAAAAAACTGTCATAGAAGAGGGAATGGATAGACTTTATAGAATTTTAAATCTTAAAAATTATCCAAGAAAAATTGAGTGTTTTGATATTTCTAATACTCAAGGAACTAACCCTGTGGCATCTATGGCTGTGTCAGTTGAGGGAAGAGCCTCAAAAAAAGATTATAGAAAATTTAAAATAACTTGTAAAGATACTCCAGATGACTTTTCAATGATGAGAGAGGTTATCGAAAGAAGATATTCAAAACTTAAAGAGAGTGAATTTCCTGATATTATTTTGATAGACGGAGGAATTGGGCAAATAAATTCAGCTGGAGAGATTTTAAAAAAAATCGGAAAGTTTGGAATAGCTGATCTTCTAAGTCTTGCAGAAAAAGAGGAGTTAATCTTTAAGTATGGAGAGGAAGAACCTTATAGACTTTCTCATTCTGATGAGGCTTTAAAAATTCTTATAAGAGTAAGAGATGAAACCCATAGATTTGGAGTTACTTATCATAGAAAACTTAGAAGTAAAAGAGTTCTTACAAGTGAGCTAGACGGAATAAAAGGTATCGGAGAAGTAAGAAAAACTGAACTTTTAAAGCGTTATGGGAGTGTAAAAAAAATAAAAGAATTGACAGTAAATGAACTAAAAAATATATTACCTGAAAAAGTAGCTATAGAATTACTAGAAAAATTAAAAAAATAA
- the rapZ gene encoding RNase adapter RapZ — MKIIIVTGISGAGKTTALNILEDSGYVTMDNLLCSMVVFLLQNLNKEDSTLKIDKLALGIDNRTIHTSEEFAMIYNCLKDINVDFEIIYLDSSDEALLKRYNLTRRRHPVRGNTLLESIQKEKLFMSEMKDKSTYVIDTSETNTKELREEILNIINNSDASRISVHIESFGFKYGIPIDKDLIFDVRVLPNPYYIDELKNKTGNDKEVYEYVMGFEESEKLYQKIYDMVKFMLPLYKKDNKQHLSIGIGCSGGQHRSVAFVNRLAEDLGNNKKIKVLKKHREGDKSHWT, encoded by the coding sequence ATGAAGATAATAATAGTGACAGGAATAAGTGGAGCAGGAAAAACCACAGCACTGAATATATTAGAAGATTCTGGTTATGTTACTATGGATAACTTATTATGTTCAATGGTAGTTTTTTTATTACAAAACTTAAATAAAGAAGATTCAACTTTGAAGATTGATAAATTGGCTTTAGGAATAGATAATAGAACAATACATACTTCAGAAGAATTTGCCATGATATATAATTGTTTAAAAGATATCAATGTAGATTTTGAGATAATATATCTAGATTCATCAGATGAGGCTCTTTTGAAAAGATATAATTTGACAAGAAGAAGACATCCAGTGAGAGGAAATACTTTGCTAGAAAGTATCCAAAAAGAAAAATTGTTTATGTCTGAAATGAAAGATAAATCAACTTATGTGATAGATACAAGTGAAACTAATACAAAAGAATTGAGAGAGGAAATACTAAATATAATAAATAATAGTGATGCCTCAAGAATAAGTGTTCATATAGAATCTTTTGGATTTAAGTATGGAATACCTATTGATAAAGATTTGATATTTGATGTAAGAGTTTTGCCAAATCCATATTATATAGATGAATTAAAAAATAAAACAGGAAATGATAAAGAGGTTTATGAATATGTAATGGGATTTGAAGAATCTGAAAAGTTGTATCAAAAAATCTATGATATGGTAAAATTTATGTTGCCACTTTATAAAAAAGACAATAAACAACATCTTTCAATAGGAATTGGTTGTAGTGGTGGTCAACATAGATCAGTGGCTTTTGTAAATAGACTTGCTGAAGATTTAGGAAATAATAAAAAAATAAAAGTATTGAAAAAACATAGAGAAGGAGATAAATCACACTGGACATAA
- a CDS encoding DUF7695 domain-containing protein, whose translation MIIKGVICPKCGDFIFSRSGHDYHPCSCGTVFIDGGDVKNSVLTYERIGFGGGYSLEDIKKESIDLNLSRADLLKELDFEYEIRILTKDIFEKIKKINEEGRRPDLEEVMSMMYPERLPMSEKLTAYDIKDYMERAYKISSLERIDANIIYEAMGKNNFKFSPVLLNDMAEKLNLPFFTEYRKMVGIFIREQEKIYYNLPKEKVFSKIKVLGHKIYKIYPQKTIITIFLNDCLERRGIIRKDEMVEIF comes from the coding sequence ATGATAATAAAAGGAGTTATCTGCCCTAAATGTGGGGATTTTATTTTTTCAAGAAGTGGACACGATTACCACCCTTGTAGCTGTGGGACTGTTTTTATTGACGGTGGAGATGTAAAAAATAGTGTTTTGACCTACGAAAGAATTGGATTCGGAGGAGGTTATTCACTAGAAGATATAAAAAAAGAGTCTATTGATCTTAATCTTTCAAGAGCTGACCTTTTAAAAGAATTAGATTTTGAATATGAAATAAGAATATTAACAAAAGATATTTTTGAAAAAATAAAAAAAATAAATGAAGAGGGAAGAAGACCAGACTTAGAAGAAGTAATGTCTATGATGTATCCTGAAAGATTACCTATGTCAGAAAAATTAACTGCATATGATATAAAAGATTATATGGAGAGAGCTTATAAAATAAGTTCTTTAGAGAGAATTGACGCAAATATTATATATGAGGCTATGGGAAAAAATAATTTTAAATTTAGCCCTGTTCTTTTAAATGATATGGCAGAAAAATTAAATCTTCCTTTCTTTACAGAATATAGAAAAATGGTGGGAATATTCATAAGAGAGCAAGAAAAAATCTATTATAATTTACCAAAAGAAAAAGTTTTTTCAAAAATAAAGGTTTTAGGGCATAAGATTTATAAAATCTATCCTCAAAAAACTATAATAACTATATTTTTAAATGATTGTCTAGAAAGAAGGGGAATCATAAGAAAAGATGAGATGGTAGAGATATTCTAA
- a CDS encoding HAD family hydrolase, with product MRIVVSDLDGTLLQGHSNVGDYTIDVVRKLIDSGVEFVIASGRGRQGIEFLIKKIDRKVYAICNNGANIYDKDGNCIYRKTINKDLSIDLLKTIRGQGLFFSAFDDENFYFDKDDLNYIKRKNFKEKPLEKLEDVPELSKIIIVEEPENILKIAKFLRDKYKDIVEITISDPECVDIVPSGCSKGEGVEVIGKLLNIPCDEIMAFGDGENDLAMLRKVGYPVAMENAQEVLKKEVKNIATPNMEEGVAKYIEKYFNL from the coding sequence ATGAGAATTGTAGTGTCAGATTTAGATGGGACACTTCTTCAAGGTCATAGTAATGTAGGAGATTACACAATAGATGTAGTGAGAAAATTGATAGATAGTGGAGTAGAATTTGTTATTGCCAGTGGGAGAGGTAGACAAGGAATAGAATTTTTGATAAAAAAAATAGACAGAAAAGTTTATGCAATCTGTAACAACGGTGCAAATATTTATGATAAAGATGGAAATTGTATATATAGAAAAACTATAAACAAAGATTTGAGTATAGATCTTTTAAAAACTATAAGAGGGCAAGGGCTATTTTTTAGTGCTTTTGATGATGAAAATTTTTATTTTGATAAAGATGATTTAAATTATATAAAAAGAAAAAACTTTAAAGAAAAACCTTTAGAAAAATTAGAAGATGTACCAGAGCTTAGCAAAATAATTATTGTTGAAGAACCAGAAAATATTTTGAAAATTGCAAAATTTTTAAGAGATAAATATAAAGATATAGTGGAGATAACAATATCTGATCCCGAATGTGTGGATATAGTTCCTAGTGGTTGTAGCAAGGGAGAGGGAGTAGAAGTTATTGGAAAACTTTTAAATATTCCTTGTGATGAGATTATGGCATTTGGAGATGGAGAAAACGATCTTGCAATGCTTAGAAAAGTTGGTTATCCAGTGGCAATGGAAAATGCTCAAGAGGTACTAAAAAAAGAAGTTAAAAATATAGCAACTCCAAATATGGAAGAGGGAGTAGCAAAATACATAGAAAAATATTTTAATTTATAA
- a CDS encoding MATE family efflux transporter has product MTKQELEFRQGNIIKLLIKFSVPATLASLTTIIYNITDRYYIGKAVGRNGIAAIATIFPLIMLLNACGTLFAIGGGALSGIYMGRQEIDNAKKVLGSSFLCLVIIGLVFTIFGIIFMEPIVLFLGATKNNIQYVIDYCKYFFPSMTFQILILALCAFLRTDGQPMLSMMTNFTSAVANMILDYMWVVKMGYGMKGAALATTISNVIPGIFLIVYFLRGKLLKLEIEKIKLDIKIIKEVLSIGISGFFNQSLNGVYAYSINTRLIKYGGELALAGMGIMTIVRNFLNTSYLGLNQGRQPILSYNWGAKNYRRVIKTFAYSMGMTIFLSIFLVMVIRFNSRSIAGFFVNNDEELINYTAKAIPIHLGMMMSTAIYLSCSNYFQAVGKGKLTTKLITLRLAILTIPLTYILPIKWGVMGVLLSFPISDTIAAITASIVMTKEMKNVRKMMIEQEKL; this is encoded by the coding sequence ATGACAAAACAGGAGTTAGAGTTTAGACAGGGAAATATTATAAAACTTTTAATAAAATTTTCAGTTCCAGCTACACTAGCAAGTCTTACAACTATAATTTACAACATAACTGATAGATATTATATAGGAAAAGCAGTAGGAAGAAATGGGATTGCTGCAATAGCCACAATTTTTCCACTTATTATGCTTTTAAATGCTTGTGGGACGTTATTTGCAATAGGTGGTGGAGCTTTATCAGGAATATATATGGGGCGTCAAGAGATTGACAATGCTAAAAAAGTTTTAGGCTCATCTTTTTTATGTTTAGTTATAATAGGTCTTGTATTTACAATTTTTGGTATTATTTTTATGGAGCCAATAGTTTTATTTTTAGGAGCTACCAAAAATAATATCCAATATGTAATTGATTATTGTAAATATTTTTTTCCCTCTATGACATTTCAGATTCTTATATTGGCTCTTTGTGCTTTTTTAAGGACTGACGGTCAACCAATGCTTTCTATGATGACAAATTTTACTTCAGCTGTTGCAAATATGATACTTGATTATATGTGGGTTGTAAAAATGGGATATGGAATGAAAGGGGCAGCACTAGCCACAACAATTTCCAATGTAATTCCTGGAATATTTTTGATAGTTTATTTTTTAAGAGGTAAACTTTTAAAATTAGAGATAGAGAAAATAAAACTTGATATAAAAATAATAAAAGAGGTTTTATCAATAGGAATATCAGGATTTTTTAACCAGTCATTAAACGGAGTTTATGCTTATTCTATAAATACTCGGCTTATAAAATATGGAGGAGAGTTGGCTCTTGCTGGTATGGGAATAATGACAATAGTTAGAAACTTTTTAAATACAAGTTATCTTGGTTTAAATCAAGGACGTCAGCCAATACTTTCATATAACTGGGGTGCTAAAAATTATAGACGGGTTATAAAAACTTTTGCTTATTCTATGGGAATGACAATATTTTTATCTATATTTTTGGTTATGGTTATAAGATTTAATTCAAGAAGTATAGCAGGTTTCTTTGTAAATAATGATGAAGAACTTATAAATTATACAGCAAAAGCTATTCCAATCCATTTGGGAATGATGATGAGTACAGCTATTTATCTTTCTTGTTCAAATTATTTCCAAGCAGTTGGAAAGGGAAAACTTACAACAAAACTTATAACTCTAAGATTAGCAATACTTACTATCCCTCTTACATATATTTTACCAATAAAATGGGGAGTAATGGGAGTTCTTTTAAGTTTTCCAATATCTGATACAATAGCTGCAATAACAGCTAGTATCGTTATGACAAAAGAGATGAAAAATGTAAGAAAAATGATGATAGAACAAGAAAAATTATAA
- a CDS encoding class II fructose-bisphosphate aldolase: MSYNYKDLGLSNTREMFRKANEEGYAVPAFNFNNMEQVMAIVEACAEMGSPVILQCSKGAMEYMGSYMVPMLAKAAVDYARLAGSDIPVALHLDHGPSFEVAKKCIDAGFSSVMIDGSHFPFDENVAEAKKVVEYAHQFDVTVEAELGVLAGIEDDVKAAEHIYTNPDEVEAFVKGSGVDSLAIAIGTSHGAHKFKPGDDPKLRLDILAEIERRIPGFPIVLHGSSAVPGQYVEMIKEYGGTIKDAIGIPDSELRKATQSAVAKINVDTDGRLAFTGGLRKALFTKPGEFDLRKYLGPAKEEMKAYYKTKIVDVFGSEGRYTKATKVVK; encoded by the coding sequence ATGTCTTATAATTATAAAGACTTAGGTCTTTCTAACACAAGAGAGATGTTTAGAAAAGCAAACGAAGAGGGATACGCAGTTCCAGCATTTAACTTCAACAACATGGAACAAGTTATGGCAATAGTAGAAGCTTGTGCTGAAATGGGTTCTCCAGTTATATTACAATGTTCAAAAGGTGCTATGGAATATATGGGTTCATATATGGTTCCAATGTTAGCTAAAGCAGCTGTTGATTATGCAAGACTTGCAGGTTCAGATATACCAGTAGCTTTACACTTAGACCACGGACCAAGCTTTGAAGTAGCTAAAAAATGTATAGATGCAGGATTCTCTTCTGTTATGATCGATGGATCTCACTTCCCATTTGATGAAAACGTAGCAGAAGCTAAAAAAGTTGTTGAGTATGCTCACCAATTCGACGTTACTGTTGAAGCTGAACTTGGAGTTTTAGCAGGAATCGAAGATGATGTTAAAGCTGCTGAACATATCTACACAAACCCTGATGAAGTTGAAGCATTCGTAAAAGGTTCAGGAGTTGACTCTTTAGCAATCGCTATCGGAACTTCTCACGGAGCTCACAAATTCAAACCAGGAGATGACCCTAAATTAAGACTAGACATATTAGCTGAAATTGAAAGAAGAATCCCAGGATTCCCTATCGTATTACACGGATCTTCAGCAGTTCCAGGACAATATGTTGAAATGATAAAAGAATATGGTGGAACAATAAAAGACGCTATCGGAATCCCTGATTCTGAATTAAGAAAAGCTACTCAATCAGCTGTTGCAAAAATCAACGTTGATACTGACGGAAGATTAGCATTCACTGGTGGATTAAGAAAAGCTTTATTCACAAAACCAGGAGAATTCGACTTAAGAAAATACTTAGGACCAGCTAAAGAAGAAATGAAAGCTTACTACAAAACTAAAATAGTTGACGTATTTGGTTCTGAAGGAAGATATACAAAAGCAACTAAAGTTGTAAAATAG
- the serS gene encoding serine--tRNA ligase → MLDLKFMRENKELIEEMLKNRNSDLTLDEFAKLDEERRVILSEVEALKNKRNTESQEIARLKKAKEDATALIKEMGEVSAKIKELDEKLAAVDEKIKYIQMTIPNKYHETTPIGKDEDENVEIRRWGTPREFTFEPKPHWEIGEKLGVLDFERGSKLSGSRFVLYRGLGARLERALINFMLDMHVDEQGYTEHITPFLVNREICEGTGQLPKFEEDMYRTDNDMFLISTSEITMTNIHRKEILDEKDLPKYYTAYSPCFRKEAGSYGKDVKGIIRVHQFNKVEMVKLATPETSYDELEKMVVNAEEILQRLGLPYRVISLCTGDIGFSAAKTYDLEVWLPSQNKYREISSCSNCEDFQARRMGLKYRPNGSNKSEFVHTLNGSGLAVGRTLVAIMENYQQEDGSFLIPEALVPYMKGITVVK, encoded by the coding sequence ATGCTAGATTTAAAATTTATGCGTGAAAACAAAGAACTTATCGAAGAAATGTTAAAAAACAGAAATAGTGATTTAACACTAGATGAGTTTGCAAAATTAGATGAGGAAAGAAGAGTTATATTATCAGAAGTAGAGGCTCTAAAAAATAAAAGAAATACTGAATCTCAAGAAATTGCAAGACTTAAAAAAGCTAAAGAAGACGCTACTGCTCTTATAAAAGAAATGGGAGAAGTTTCAGCTAAAATAAAAGAGTTAGATGAAAAATTAGCAGCTGTTGATGAAAAAATAAAATATATTCAAATGACAATTCCTAACAAATATCACGAAACAACTCCAATCGGTAAAGATGAAGATGAAAACGTTGAAATCAGAAGATGGGGAACTCCAAGAGAATTTACTTTTGAACCAAAACCTCACTGGGAAATTGGAGAAAAATTAGGAGTATTAGACTTTGAAAGAGGATCTAAATTATCTGGATCAAGATTTGTATTATACAGAGGTCTAGGAGCAAGACTTGAAAGAGCTCTAATCAACTTTATGCTTGATATGCACGTTGACGAACAAGGATATACTGAACACATCACTCCATTCTTAGTAAACAGAGAAATCTGTGAAGGAACTGGACAATTACCAAAATTTGAAGAAGATATGTATAGAACAGACAATGATATGTTCTTAATCTCAACTTCTGAAATCACTATGACAAATATCCATAGAAAAGAAATCTTAGATGAAAAAGATTTACCTAAATATTATACAGCTTACTCACCTTGTTTCAGAAAAGAAGCTGGATCTTATGGTAAAGACGTTAAAGGAATAATAAGAGTTCACCAATTTAACAAAGTAGAAATGGTAAAACTTGCTACTCCAGAAACATCTTATGATGAATTAGAAAAAATGGTTGTAAATGCTGAAGAAATATTACAAAGATTAGGATTACCATATAGAGTAATCTCTCTTTGTACAGGAGATATCGGATTCAGTGCTGCAAAAACTTATGACTTAGAAGTATGGTTACCATCTCAAAATAAATATAGAGAAATTTCTTCTTGTTCAAACTGTGAAGATTTCCAAGCTAGAAGAATGGGACTTAAATACAGACCAAATGGAAGCAACAAAAGTGAATTTGTTCACACATTAAATGGATCTGGACTTGCAGTAGGAAGAACATTAGTGGCTATAATGGAAAACTATCAACAAGAAGATGGATCATTCTTAATTCCAGAAGCACTAGTTCCTTATATGAAAGGAATAACAGTTGTTAAATAG